Proteins found in one Crassostrea angulata isolate pt1a10 chromosome 3, ASM2561291v2, whole genome shotgun sequence genomic segment:
- the LOC128177701 gene encoding uncharacterized protein LOC128177701, translated as MGCLFSREKTTDSREVVRVDSERRPYCNGMTSTEFTEEQKQLVKTTWNIVREDISKVGVITFLRLFEKFPDVQDLFVPFRGLNSEELRQNVGLREHGMRVMGTIEKCITRIDQPDKLTSMLESLGEKHVVFDTKIEYFDLLSPQLIQAIKPAIGDQWTPSVEQAWNNFLLYITGIMKGAMLQGT; from the exons ATGGGTTGTTTGTTCTCTCGAGAGAAAACTACTGATTCCAGGGAAGTCGTTAGAGTGGACAGTGAGCGACGACCCTACTGCAACGGGATGACCTCCACGGAATTCACAGAGGAGCAAAAGCAACTGGTCAAAACAACGTGGAACATAGTCCGAGAGGACATCTCAAAAGTGGGAGTCATAACGTTTCTCAG GTTGTTTGAGAAGTTCCCGGATGTCCAGGACTTGTTTGTACCATTCCGGGGTCTGAACTCGGAGGAACTACGTCAGAACGTGGGGCTCCGTGAGCACGGCATGAGGGTGATGGGGACCATCGAGAAGTGTATCACGAGGATAGACCAGCCCGACAAATTGACATCCATGCTGGAGAGCCTCGGGGAGAAACACGTCGTGTTCGACACAAAGATCGAGTATTTTGAT TTATTGTCACCTCAGTTGATACAAGCCATTAAGCCGGCCATTGGTGATCAGTGGACTCCCAGCGTGGAGCAAGCTTGGAAtaactttttattgtacataaCGGGAATCATGAAGGGCGCTATGTTACAAGGGACGTGA
- the LOC128177700 gene encoding uncharacterized protein LOC128177700, with the protein MSSSRDPTVAIIGGGISGLVCAIRLNQLGFSRVTVFDTGKRAAGGRCSSRKTMVNGQLHTFDHSCQYFTVSDRRFANIVSFLHNKNAVKIWTGKIGHLKSGKFHEDSNITQAFIGTDGMQTVADCLASNANVQRPVWISEVFWEEGSRKWKVDRFGFYDYLIIAHNGKCADKLMSSAGAPEVHSLLRVRFNDVLNPRDQRMHLCSLWVLLIAFETPLKLCFEGAHIDHDDISWISNNTAKYRNAREPVAGKKDSTECWTIISTKAFGKNFKVPQENIPPSTEKVVTERLLTAFKAATGRKEIPRVCYTRVQLWGAAVPINVLGSGADCVFDCRHHLGVCGDWLSSPCIQGAAISGLSLAEKIQQHSAGQSATSTRLHPTFTAATTSAIGGFPTDKSLIFTPKS; encoded by the exons ATGTCTTCATCACGTGACCCTACCGTGGCTATCATTGGTGGAGGAATATCAGGACTAGTGTGTGCCATAAGATTAAACCAACTCGGCTTCTCCAGAGTCACGGTTTTTGACACAG GTAAGAGAGCAGCAGGAGGACGCTGCTCAAGCCGGAAGACGATGGTAAATGGACAGCTCCATACGTTTGACCACTCCTGTCAGTACTTCACTGTATCCGACAGAAGATTCGCTAACATTGTCTCCTTTCTACACAACAAAAATGCAGTCAAAATCTGGACAGGAAAGATCGGACATTTAAAGTCGGGGAAATTCCACGAGGACTCCAATATTACTCAGGCTTTCATTGGAACCGATGGAATGCAGACTGTTGCGGATTGTTTGGCATCTAATGCGAACGTTCAGCGACCAGTGTGGATTAGCGAAGTGTTTTGGGAGGAGGGAAGTCGAAAATGGAAGGTTGACCGATTTGGGTTTTACGATTACTTAATTATAGCGCATAATGGTAAATGTGCTGACAAATTAATGTCGTCTGCTGGTGCACCGGAAGTTCATAGTCTTCTTCGTGTGAGATTCAATGACGTATTGAATCCACGTGACCAGCGCATGCACTTATGTTCGTTGTGGGTTCTTTTAATAGCATTTGAAACGCCGCTCAAATTATGCTTCGAGGGAGCTCACATTGATCATGATGATATATCCTGGATAAGTAATAATACTGCAAAGTACCGAAACGCAAGAGAACCAGTGGCAGGTAAGAAGGACTCCACAGAGTGTTGGACTATCATTAGCACTAAAGCTTTCGGAAAGAACTTCAAGGTACCTCAGGAAAACATCCCGCCTTCTACAGAAAAAGTGGTTACTGAAAGATTATTGACTGCCTTTAAGGCTGCAACAGGGAGAAAGGAGATACCCAGGGTTTGTTATACACGGGTACAGCTGTGGGGAGCGGCCGTTCCTATCAATGTACTGGGCAGTGGTGCAGACTGCGTGTTTGATTGTCGCCATCATTTAGGCGTGTGTGGAGACTGGCTATCCTCCCCTTGTATACAGGGTGCGGCAATCAGCGGATTATCCTTGGCGGAAAAAATCCAGCAACACTCTGCAG GACAATCAGCTACAAGTACCCGACTACATCCGACATTTACGGCGGCCACGACCAGTGCCATTGGAGGCTTCCCCACAGACAAATCCTTAATATTCACTCCTAAAAGCTAG
- the LOC128178752 gene encoding ribosomal protein S6 kinase delta-1-like isoform X1: MAGRGNANSKSKEKIWSFNVADPTLHPNGFTIYKVTCRVFTIRSPESLTEVVAWKRYNDFKQLYKSMLSLHKSLHRKDEFPKFAKPLLFGRFDEMVIEERRQSSLKLLQFIGTHHYLYNSKDFTAFLKASSEVKTGASGEVLKPSKLDILADDKAIGSNDGSPSTPTNQNAREEVDSPPSSEGMTDKSEQNGEDELDGVWNFPQLPDNISLNSYEDTDDTDPGEVDSALGTPLPDTDISFFDPLMSEDQLKPPESTMRTSNSWLFTAMNTCAEMESEISADSPETKTESDAGIQLSFDNIQEEKQDQQNKSEDACPVVTPAIPDISEFDPIHKRPKRGSKVECGKGDVDLSGLSGNKSTNQSPSKSSLLQLLPRSPFKARSSTMESVSTMDLGGKEDYIYVAASQICLAQECEANGKYDLAFSYYKTGVGTLLAGVQGDKNKGRRDAVRRKTAQYLLKAEDLYNRHLSKEILDDRRWATENSKIPPSMDLDPAIAMLKGSLSELKNFKVLGTIDKVLLVMDKTSDETYVVKVVHKASSCSRKYKTIFPTNCPYMVHLNKFFETDYAIYLLLQHATGGKLWNYIGSYLTGRHGSKHLGDVDDSQVCGGNVYAGVKLHEDDNAISDSKGLDVCSEKTTSVSKVLHSSENSDLKFLAEGSNVTSDILDINVKFSNSKSDKNVKHVTSDDAGSSQKKPNYSRFESISSEENFNDSDMSEFRNNSYEQRDSTFQDLLKNNTTHLENFSINSFDSTDDHSRLNSFVSDPVSTILEESELSPSHSIPRTESDNVFSEERALPEDAKSIVQNSKALIKAVERTLSQSDVEIKKEISSDSEDRDSCKEISDGVSRQSEVVTSGNSSDTMIDDSDSNELSIYDIHRNKEETSSSGSSEDQLKCHTTEEIDPTEDCDRKDTLVSSAMEDLCKDLSENASRKSSRSSTLVDNSERKNSIPVAKLSIKRLNSTELCRSATMEHELTSPPRSRQRTVSDVFKELDSTAAKSEQILIPEACIRHWMAEIVTAISKLHSEGIICRDLKPDNVLLGERGHVLLTYFCTLSQVERALDPVAVEELFVAPEVTGVGGYNESCDWWSVGALMYELVVGRTLISCHPGGITSHSPIYLPDHISKEAQGLLKQLLCFNPRERLGNGWNGAEDIKSHPFFQGINWNNLEN; the protein is encoded by the exons GGAGGTTTGATGAGATGGTTATCGAAGAAAGACGTCAAAGTTCCCTGAAGCTGCTGCAGTTCATAGGAACTCACCACTATCTCTACAACTCCAAGGACTTCACAGCCTTTCTCAAG GCTTCCAGTGAGGTGAAGACTGGGGCATCAGGAGAAGTCCTGAAACCATCTAAACTAGATATTCTGGCCGATGACAAAGCTATAGGGTCAAATGATGGGTCACCATCCACACCGACCAATCAGAATGCTAGGGAGGAAGTAGATAGTCCCCCCTCTAGTGAAGGAATGACAGACAAGTCAGAACA AAATGGAGAAGATGAACTGGATGGGGTGTGGAACTTTCCCCAGCTACCAGATAACATCAGCCTGAACTCATATGAGGACACGGATGACACAGACCCAGGGGAGGTGGACTCAGCCCTGGGGACCCCCCTCCCTGACACAGATATCTCCTTCTTTGACCCCCTGATGTCTGAGGATCAGCTAAAGCCCCCGGAGTCCACGATGAGGACCAGCAACAGCTGGCTCTTTACTGCCATGAACACCTGTGCAG aGATGGAAAGTGAGATAAGTGCAGATAGTCCAGAGACAAAAACAGAGTCTGATGCAGGAATACAG TTATCATTTGACAACATTCAAGAAGAAAAGCAGGACCAGCAAAACAAATCGGAGGATGCCTGTCCTGTTGTTACCCCAGCAATACCTGATATATCTGAATTTGATCCAATTCATAAAAGACCAAAAAGGGGATCCAAAGTGGAATGTGGAAAAGGAGACGTTGACCTATCAGGGCTCTCTGGAAACAAATCAACCAATCAGAGTCCTTCAAAGTCTTCATTATTACAATTATTACCCAGGAGTCCATTCAAAGCAAGAAGCTCAACAATGGAGAGTGTATCCACCATGGACCTTGGTGGAAAAGAGGACTACATCTACGTAGCAGCCAGTCAGATCTGTCTTGCCCAGGAGTGTGAGGCAAATGGAAAATACGACTTGGCCTTCAGTTATTACAAGACTGGAGTGGGAACTCTTCTAGCTGGTGTACAAG GTGACAAGAACAAAGGAAGGAGAGACGCTGTTCGCAGGAAGACGGCTCAGTATCTGCTGAAGGCAGAGGACTTGTACAACAGGCACCTGTCTAAAGAGATCCTGGACGATAGGAGATGGGCAACA gaaaacagTAAAATTCCTCCTTCAATGGATCTGGATCCAGCAATTGCCATGTTGAAAGGATCTTTATCTGAATTGAAGAATTTCAAGGTGTTGGGTACAATTGATAAAGTGCTATTGGTGATGGATAAAACAAGTGATGAAACTTATGTCGTCAAG GTGGTTCACAAGGCCAGTTCTTGCAGCAGGAAGTACAAGACCATCTTCCCGACCAATTGTCCATATATGGTACATCTTAACAAATTTTTTGAGACAGACTACGCCATTTATCTCCTTCTCCAGCATGCAACAGGAGGGAAGCTGTGGAATTACATTGGCTCATATCTCACAGGGAGACATGGATCCAAACATTTAGGTGATGTAGATGATTCGCAAGTGTGTGGTGGAAATGTGTATGCAGGTGTCAAATTACATGAAGATGATAATGCTATCTCAGATAGCAAAGGGTTGGATGTGTGTAGTGAAAAAACTACTAGTGTGTCGAAAGTTTTACATAGCTCAGAAAACTCAGACCTGAAGTTTTTGGCAGAGGGAAGTAATGTAACcagtgatattttagatattaatgttaaattttctaaCAGTAAATCTGATAAGAATGTGAAACATGTGACTTCAGACGATGCAGGATCATCCCAAAAGAAGCCCAACTACAGTAGATTTGAGAGTATTTCCTCAGAGGAGAACTTCAATGACAGTGATATGTCTGAATTTAGAAATAATTCTTATGAGCAGAGAGACTCCACATTTCaagatttattgaaaaacaacaCGACTCATTTGGAAAACTTTAGCATTAATAGTTTTGACAGCACAGACGACCACAGTCGACTCAATAGCTTTGTGTCGGACCCAGTGTCCACTATTTTAGAGGAgagtgagttatctccctctCACTCTATTCCAAGAACAGAATCGGACAATGTGTTCAGTGAAGAGAGAGCCCTCCCTGAGGATGCCAAGTCTATTGTACAGAATTCTAAGGCATTGATTAAAGCTGTGGAAAGGACGTTATCTCAGTCAGATGTAGAGATAAAGAAAGAGATCTCAAGTGATTCTGAAGACAGAGATTCATGTAAAGAAATTAGTGATGGTGTCAGCAGGCAATCTGAAGTTGTTACATCAGGGAATAGCAGTGACACGATGATAGATGATAGTGATTCAAATGAACTTAGTATTTACGATATCCACCGAAACAAAGAGGAAACTAGTTCCTCAGGGTCCAGTGAGGACCAGCTTAAGTGCCATACCACCGAAGAAATTGACCCCACCGAGGACTGTGATAGGAAGGATACTCTAGTCAGCTCTGCGATGGAAGACCTGTGTAAAGATCTTTCTGAGAACGCGAGCAGGAAATCCTCCAGATCCTCCACATTGGTAGATAATTCAGAGAGAAAGAACAGTATTCCCGTAGCTAAGTTGTCCATAAAGAGATTAAATTCCACCGAGCTGTGTCGCTCGGCTACCATGGAGCACGAACTGACATCTCCACCCAGATCTCGCCAGAGGACGGTGTCTGATGTGTTTAAAGAGCTGGACTCAACGGCCGCTAAATCGGAACAGATTCTGATTCCAGAGGCATGTATCAGACACTGGATGGCGGAGATAGTGACAGCAATCTCTAAACTCCACTCGGAGGGAATCATATGCAG GGATTTAAAGCCGGACAACGTTCTTCTGGGAGAGAGGGGACATGTCCTATTGACCTACTTTTGCACCCTGAGCCAGGTTGAGCGGGCTCTCGACCCAGTGGCTGTCGAGGAACTGTTTGTGGCACCAG AGGTGACTGGAGTGGGTGGATATAACGAGAGCTGTGATTGGTGGAGTGTGGGAGCTCTAATGTACGAGCTGGTTGTGGGCAGG ACCCTGATTAGCTGTCACCCCGGTGGAATCACCTCCCACTCTCCCATCTACCTCCCTGACCACATCTCAAAGGAGGCCCAGGGACTCCTTAAACAG CTGCTGTGTTTTAATCCACGGGAACGACTAGGCAATGGTTGGAATGGTGCAGAGGACATCAAGTCTCATCCATTTTTCCAAGGCATAAACTGGaacaatttagaaaattaa
- the LOC128178752 gene encoding ribosomal protein S6 kinase delta-1-like isoform X2 produces MTDKSEQNGEDELDGVWNFPQLPDNISLNSYEDTDDTDPGEVDSALGTPLPDTDISFFDPLMSEDQLKPPESTMRTSNSWLFTAMNTCAEMESEISADSPETKTESDAGIQLSFDNIQEEKQDQQNKSEDACPVVTPAIPDISEFDPIHKRPKRGSKVECGKGDVDLSGLSGNKSTNQSPSKSSLLQLLPRSPFKARSSTMESVSTMDLGGKEDYIYVAASQICLAQECEANGKYDLAFSYYKTGVGTLLAGVQGDKNKGRRDAVRRKTAQYLLKAEDLYNRHLSKEILDDRRWATENSKIPPSMDLDPAIAMLKGSLSELKNFKVLGTIDKVLLVMDKTSDETYVVKVVHKASSCSRKYKTIFPTNCPYMVHLNKFFETDYAIYLLLQHATGGKLWNYIGSYLTGRHGSKHLGDVDDSQVCGGNVYAGVKLHEDDNAISDSKGLDVCSEKTTSVSKVLHSSENSDLKFLAEGSNVTSDILDINVKFSNSKSDKNVKHVTSDDAGSSQKKPNYSRFESISSEENFNDSDMSEFRNNSYEQRDSTFQDLLKNNTTHLENFSINSFDSTDDHSRLNSFVSDPVSTILEESELSPSHSIPRTESDNVFSEERALPEDAKSIVQNSKALIKAVERTLSQSDVEIKKEISSDSEDRDSCKEISDGVSRQSEVVTSGNSSDTMIDDSDSNELSIYDIHRNKEETSSSGSSEDQLKCHTTEEIDPTEDCDRKDTLVSSAMEDLCKDLSENASRKSSRSSTLVDNSERKNSIPVAKLSIKRLNSTELCRSATMEHELTSPPRSRQRTVSDVFKELDSTAAKSEQILIPEACIRHWMAEIVTAISKLHSEGIICRDLKPDNVLLGERGHVLLTYFCTLSQVERALDPVAVEELFVAPEVTGVGGYNESCDWWSVGALMYELVVGRTLISCHPGGITSHSPIYLPDHISKEAQGLLKQLLCFNPRERLGNGWNGAEDIKSHPFFQGINWNNLEN; encoded by the exons ATGACAGACAAGTCAGAACA AAATGGAGAAGATGAACTGGATGGGGTGTGGAACTTTCCCCAGCTACCAGATAACATCAGCCTGAACTCATATGAGGACACGGATGACACAGACCCAGGGGAGGTGGACTCAGCCCTGGGGACCCCCCTCCCTGACACAGATATCTCCTTCTTTGACCCCCTGATGTCTGAGGATCAGCTAAAGCCCCCGGAGTCCACGATGAGGACCAGCAACAGCTGGCTCTTTACTGCCATGAACACCTGTGCAG aGATGGAAAGTGAGATAAGTGCAGATAGTCCAGAGACAAAAACAGAGTCTGATGCAGGAATACAG TTATCATTTGACAACATTCAAGAAGAAAAGCAGGACCAGCAAAACAAATCGGAGGATGCCTGTCCTGTTGTTACCCCAGCAATACCTGATATATCTGAATTTGATCCAATTCATAAAAGACCAAAAAGGGGATCCAAAGTGGAATGTGGAAAAGGAGACGTTGACCTATCAGGGCTCTCTGGAAACAAATCAACCAATCAGAGTCCTTCAAAGTCTTCATTATTACAATTATTACCCAGGAGTCCATTCAAAGCAAGAAGCTCAACAATGGAGAGTGTATCCACCATGGACCTTGGTGGAAAAGAGGACTACATCTACGTAGCAGCCAGTCAGATCTGTCTTGCCCAGGAGTGTGAGGCAAATGGAAAATACGACTTGGCCTTCAGTTATTACAAGACTGGAGTGGGAACTCTTCTAGCTGGTGTACAAG GTGACAAGAACAAAGGAAGGAGAGACGCTGTTCGCAGGAAGACGGCTCAGTATCTGCTGAAGGCAGAGGACTTGTACAACAGGCACCTGTCTAAAGAGATCCTGGACGATAGGAGATGGGCAACA gaaaacagTAAAATTCCTCCTTCAATGGATCTGGATCCAGCAATTGCCATGTTGAAAGGATCTTTATCTGAATTGAAGAATTTCAAGGTGTTGGGTACAATTGATAAAGTGCTATTGGTGATGGATAAAACAAGTGATGAAACTTATGTCGTCAAG GTGGTTCACAAGGCCAGTTCTTGCAGCAGGAAGTACAAGACCATCTTCCCGACCAATTGTCCATATATGGTACATCTTAACAAATTTTTTGAGACAGACTACGCCATTTATCTCCTTCTCCAGCATGCAACAGGAGGGAAGCTGTGGAATTACATTGGCTCATATCTCACAGGGAGACATGGATCCAAACATTTAGGTGATGTAGATGATTCGCAAGTGTGTGGTGGAAATGTGTATGCAGGTGTCAAATTACATGAAGATGATAATGCTATCTCAGATAGCAAAGGGTTGGATGTGTGTAGTGAAAAAACTACTAGTGTGTCGAAAGTTTTACATAGCTCAGAAAACTCAGACCTGAAGTTTTTGGCAGAGGGAAGTAATGTAACcagtgatattttagatattaatgttaaattttctaaCAGTAAATCTGATAAGAATGTGAAACATGTGACTTCAGACGATGCAGGATCATCCCAAAAGAAGCCCAACTACAGTAGATTTGAGAGTATTTCCTCAGAGGAGAACTTCAATGACAGTGATATGTCTGAATTTAGAAATAATTCTTATGAGCAGAGAGACTCCACATTTCaagatttattgaaaaacaacaCGACTCATTTGGAAAACTTTAGCATTAATAGTTTTGACAGCACAGACGACCACAGTCGACTCAATAGCTTTGTGTCGGACCCAGTGTCCACTATTTTAGAGGAgagtgagttatctccctctCACTCTATTCCAAGAACAGAATCGGACAATGTGTTCAGTGAAGAGAGAGCCCTCCCTGAGGATGCCAAGTCTATTGTACAGAATTCTAAGGCATTGATTAAAGCTGTGGAAAGGACGTTATCTCAGTCAGATGTAGAGATAAAGAAAGAGATCTCAAGTGATTCTGAAGACAGAGATTCATGTAAAGAAATTAGTGATGGTGTCAGCAGGCAATCTGAAGTTGTTACATCAGGGAATAGCAGTGACACGATGATAGATGATAGTGATTCAAATGAACTTAGTATTTACGATATCCACCGAAACAAAGAGGAAACTAGTTCCTCAGGGTCCAGTGAGGACCAGCTTAAGTGCCATACCACCGAAGAAATTGACCCCACCGAGGACTGTGATAGGAAGGATACTCTAGTCAGCTCTGCGATGGAAGACCTGTGTAAAGATCTTTCTGAGAACGCGAGCAGGAAATCCTCCAGATCCTCCACATTGGTAGATAATTCAGAGAGAAAGAACAGTATTCCCGTAGCTAAGTTGTCCATAAAGAGATTAAATTCCACCGAGCTGTGTCGCTCGGCTACCATGGAGCACGAACTGACATCTCCACCCAGATCTCGCCAGAGGACGGTGTCTGATGTGTTTAAAGAGCTGGACTCAACGGCCGCTAAATCGGAACAGATTCTGATTCCAGAGGCATGTATCAGACACTGGATGGCGGAGATAGTGACAGCAATCTCTAAACTCCACTCGGAGGGAATCATATGCAG GGATTTAAAGCCGGACAACGTTCTTCTGGGAGAGAGGGGACATGTCCTATTGACCTACTTTTGCACCCTGAGCCAGGTTGAGCGGGCTCTCGACCCAGTGGCTGTCGAGGAACTGTTTGTGGCACCAG AGGTGACTGGAGTGGGTGGATATAACGAGAGCTGTGATTGGTGGAGTGTGGGAGCTCTAATGTACGAGCTGGTTGTGGGCAGG ACCCTGATTAGCTGTCACCCCGGTGGAATCACCTCCCACTCTCCCATCTACCTCCCTGACCACATCTCAAAGGAGGCCCAGGGACTCCTTAAACAG CTGCTGTGTTTTAATCCACGGGAACGACTAGGCAATGGTTGGAATGGTGCAGAGGACATCAAGTCTCATCCATTTTTCCAAGGCATAAACTGGaacaatttagaaaattaa